A single genomic interval of Croceibacter atlanticus HTCC2559 harbors:
- a CDS encoding thioredoxin family protein, with translation MSSAVLQIVKESLKTGMSYDTYRTLVSNLILQNKSTGNEQTEALLDYSVLNDRRMKRLGKTIKISEKAQQKFEAFKTPITFLVITEGWCGDAAQILPVIQKIVELNSNFNLKIVLRDEHPELMSCFLTNGGKAIPKVILYNEATDSIDADWGPRPSVATKMVADYKALHGALDPEFKEHLQVWYNKDKGETIINDFLTLLEPKIILA, from the coding sequence ATGAGTTCAGCAGTGCTTCAAATAGTAAAAGAAAGTTTAAAAACAGGAATGTCTTATGACACTTATAGAACATTGGTGTCTAACTTAATACTTCAAAACAAGTCTACAGGAAATGAACAAACTGAAGCATTGTTAGATTACAGCGTGTTAAATGACAGACGTATGAAGCGTCTTGGTAAGACCATTAAAATTTCTGAAAAGGCACAGCAAAAATTTGAAGCCTTTAAAACACCTATTACGTTTTTAGTTATTACTGAAGGTTGGTGTGGAGATGCTGCTCAAATTTTACCTGTAATTCAAAAAATTGTGGAACTCAATTCTAATTTCAACTTAAAGATTGTACTAAGAGATGAACATCCTGAACTTATGAGCTGTTTCTTAACCAATGGTGGGAAGGCAATTCCAAAGGTTATTTTATATAATGAAGCTACAGATAGTATTGATGCAGATTGGGGACCAAGACCATCTGTTGCCACAAAAATGGTAGCAGACTACAAAGCGTTACACGGTGCTTTAGATCCTGAATTTAAAGAGCACTTACAGGTTTGGTATAATAAAGATAAAGGAGAAACTATAATAAACGACTTCTTAACGCTTTTGGAGCCCAAGATTATTTTAGCTTAA
- a CDS encoding DNA-3-methyladenine glycosylase I — protein sequence MEKHRCGWCIGDPLYEAYHDLEWGVPLYDEDQLFEFLILETFQAGLSWITILRKRENFRAAFQNFDYKKIAQYNSTDIERLMADAGIVRNRLKIKATITNAQQFMKVQDEFGSFSKYIWGFVNHKPIQNAVKHYKEAPANTPLSDTISKDLKQRGFKFVGSTVIYAHMQATGMVNDHEVNCFRYNEVKL from the coding sequence ATGGAAAAGCATCGCTGTGGTTGGTGTATAGGAGATCCTTTGTATGAGGCTTATCACGATTTAGAATGGGGTGTTCCTTTGTATGACGAAGACCAGTTGTTTGAGTTTCTTATCCTAGAAACATTTCAAGCGGGTTTAAGTTGGATAACCATCCTTAGAAAGCGTGAAAATTTTAGGGCTGCATTTCAAAACTTTGATTATAAAAAAATAGCGCAATATAACTCAACAGACATTGAGCGTCTTATGGCAGATGCTGGTATTGTAAGAAACAGATTGAAAATAAAGGCCACCATAACTAATGCCCAACAATTTATGAAGGTGCAAGATGAGTTTGGTAGCTTTTCAAAATACATTTGGGGTTTTGTAAACCATAAGCCAATACAAAATGCCGTTAAGCATTATAAAGAAGCACCAGCAAACACACCTTTAAGCGATACTATAAGTAAAGATTTAAAACAACGCGGATTTAAATTTGTAGGTTCAACCGTAATTTATGCACATATGCAAGCCACAGGAATGGTGAATGATCACGAGGTTAATTGTTTTAGGTATAACGAAGTTAAATTATAA